One window from the genome of Myripristis murdjan chromosome 6, fMyrMur1.1, whole genome shotgun sequence encodes:
- the LOC115360536 gene encoding uncharacterized protein LOC115360536, which translates to MDPINSLETEDNFEEKCAVSLPPSRLSYVPPTLREGELYHVFISYSSTDYRWTHSLINQLESCGLQVCYHERDFIPGHTVLENMSECIQESQKVLLVLNPEFVRSRWCLLEANMSLFRNCLERKPMLPVLLEPGVSVPLHLCHLTYLEARDPDFISKVLKVLCTPDQQLQGSTVAPFQPPSIYNGKALQPLTAANEEGVQKWDAGQFSNMEVPDQLRLVIEDQEKYRMAVRMINSVSDRYACCLAKRHFPFPQPSTTGHLEGGVCFCQYVSLQMSREEWK; encoded by the exons aTGGATCCTATCAATTCCCTTGAGACTGAAGACAACTTTGAGGAAAAGTGTGCTGTGTCACTGCCTCCCTCACGTTTGTCCTATGTCCCTCCCACACTGAGAGAGGGTGAGCTTTACCACGTCTTCATTAGCTACAGCAGCACTGACTATCGCTGGACCCACTCCCTCATCAACCAGTTGGAGTCCTGCGGCCTGCAGGTCTGCTACCACGAGCGAGACTTCATCCCCGGCCACACCGTGTTGGAGAACATGTCCGAGTGCATCCAGGAGAGCCAGAAGGTCCTGCTGGTCCTCAACCCCGAGTTTGTGAGGAGCCGCTGGTGTCTCCTGGAGGCCAACATGTCTCTGTTCAGGAACTGCCTGGAGAGGAAGCCCATGTTGCCAGTGCTGCTGGAGCCAGGAGTCTCTGTTCCTCTCCACCTCTGCCACCTCACCTACTTGGAGGCCAGGGACCCAGACTTCATCAGTAAGGTGCTCAAGGTGCTCTGCACCCCTGACCAGCAGCTTCAAGGCTCCACTGTGGCGCCCTTCCAGCCACCCTCGATCTACAATGGGAAGGCCCTGCAGCCTTTGACTGCTGCCAATGAGGAGGGAGTCCAGAAATGGGACGCTGGTCAGTTCAGTAACATGGAGGTGCCAGACCAACTGCGTTTGGTTATTGAGGATCAAGAGAAATACAGGATGGCTGTGAGGATGATCAACAGTGTGTCTGACA GATACGCCTGCTGCCTGGCCAAAAGACACTTCCCATTTCCCCAACCCAGCACCACTGGTCACCTAGAGggaggggtgtgcttctgcCAGTATGTTTCCTTGCAGATGAGCAGAGAGGAGTGGAAATAA